The following proteins are encoded in a genomic region of Nakaseomyces glabratus chromosome J, complete sequence:
- the YDJ1 gene encoding type I HSP40 co-chaperone YDJ1 (CAGL0J09966g~Putative mitochondrial and ER import protein; protein abundance increased in ace2 mutant cells) yields MVKDTKLYDTLGVSPGASDAEIKKAYRKSALKYHPDKNPSEEAAEKFKEVSSAYEILSDSQKREVYDQFGEEGLSGNGGAGFPGGFGFGEDIFSQFFGGATGGRPRGPQRGRDIKHEMAASLEELYKGRTAKLALNKQILCKSCEGRGGKEGAVKKCSSCNGQGIKFVTRQMGPMIQRFQTECDVCHGTGDIIDAKDRCKSCNGKKVDNERKILEVRIEPGMKDGQKIVFKGEADQAPDVIPGDVVFVISEKPHKHFQRAGDDLIYEAEIDLLTALAGGQFALEHVSGDWLKVDIVPGEVIAPGARKIVEGKGMPIQKYGGYGNLLIKFNIKFPENHFTSEENLKKLEEILPPRRQINIPAKAQVDDCVLSEFDPSKFGQSNGRSGANYDSDDEDAHGGEGVQCASQ; encoded by the coding sequence ATGGTTAAGGATACTAAGTTGTACGACACGCTGGGTGTGTCGCCTGGTGCGAGCGATGCAGAGATCAAGAAGGCGTACAGGAAGAGTGCGTTGAAGTACCATCCGGACAAGAACCCTTCTGAGGAGGCTGCTGAGAAGTTTAAGGAGGTTTCCAGTGCTTATGAGATTCTTTCAGACTCGCAGAAGCGTGAGGTGTACGACCAGTTCGGTGAGGAAGGTCTGAGCGGAAACGGTGGTGCCGGTTTCCCAGGCGGCTTCGGTTTTGGCGAGGACATCTTCTCGCAGTTCTTCGGCGGTGCCACCGGTGGCAGGCCTAGAGGTCCTCAGCGTGGTAGGGACATCAAGCACGAGATGGCTGCCTCTCTGGAGGAGCTTTACAAGGGTAGAACCGCCAAGCTGGCGCTGAACAAGCAGATCTTGTGTAAGAGCTGTGAAGGTAGAGGTGGTAAGGAAGGCGCTGTCAAGAAGTGTAGCAGCTGTAACGGTCAAGGTATCAAGTTCGTCACCAGACAGATGGGTCCTATGATCCAGAGATTCCAAACCGAGTGTGACGTGTGTCACGGTACAGGTGATATCATAGACGCCAAGGACCGTTGTAAGTCTTGTAACGGTAAGAAGGTCGACAACGAGAGAAAGATCCTTGAGGTCCGTATCGAGCCAGGTATGAAAGACGGCCAGAAGATCGTCTTCAAAGGTGAAGCCGACCAAGCACCAGATGTCATCCCTGGTGATGTCGTCTTCGTGATCAGTGAAAAGCCACACAAGCACTTCCAAAGAGCCGGTGACGACTTGATCTACGAGGCCGAGATCGACCTACTAACCGCTTTGGCCGGTGGCCAGTTCGCCCTGGAACACGTTTCCGGTGACTGGTTGAAGGTCGATATCGTTCCAGGTGAAGTTATCGCCCCAGGTGCCCGCAAGATCGTCGAAGGTAAAGGTATGCCTATTCAGAAATACGGTGGTTACGGTAACTTGTTGATCAAGTTCAACATCAAGTTCCCAGAAAACCACTTCACATCCGaagaaaacttgaagaaactggAAGAAATCTTGCCACCAAGAAGACAAATCAACATACCTGCCAAGGCCCAAGTCGATGACTGTGTTCTAAGCGAATTCGACCCATCCAAGTTTGGTCAATCCAATGGTAGAAGCGGTGCAAACTACGACTCTGACGACGAGGATGCCCACGGTGGTGAAGGTGTTCAATGTGCATCTCAATGA
- the GCD10 gene encoding tRNA 1-methyladenosine methyltransferase subunit GCD10 (CAGL0J10010g~Ortholog(s) have tRNA (adenine-N1-)-methyltransferase activity, role in tRNA methylation and nucleus, tRNA (m1A) methyltransferase complex localization) translates to MDPLKSIVQDQHVILTLPSGNSKIVELKPDSSVSLGKFGAFQVNDILGWPLGTTFEIYYDNVEEIVENKKKKPKSNELNKVPVGKVRLYKEVATDDKAEEEVEEMDSSAVIPVELQNVLSSATNQGLINIGNDVQKLTMHDVERFKQQSASANEIITKMIESHGSFHQKTIYSQEKYLKRKKQKFAKFFTVDYLSSSMLLKFLVEKGDIQRVLDLSEESLGMILNLTNIRSDGTYLCMDETGGLIVYTMLERMFGGKEDLDAPGKIVVINENEHPNLDLLKFSNYSEKFIEKHVVTLSILDYFRPPTMEEVEGRFTPLSKEEVNKLKSGKRSAYSRKLKWYYTQLRVIEMATKQQYDGLVVASTLHLPSLVPRLAERVHGARPIVCFSQFKETLLELAHTLYSDLRYLAPTILETRCRPYQTARGKLHPLMTMRGGGGYLLWCHRVIPAPEPEIEEPTDVNADEQEEKKQKME, encoded by the coding sequence ATGGATCCATTAAAGAGCATTGTCCAGGATCAGCACGTTATTCTGACCTTACCCTCCGGTAATTCGAAGATTGTGGAGTTAAAGCCCGATAGCTCTGTGTCTCTCGGTAAATTCGGTGCTTTCCAAGTGAATGACATATTGGGATGGCCATTGGGCACTACATTTGAGATATATTATGACaatgttgaagaaatagtggagaacaagaagaagaagccaaAGAGCAACGAGCTGAATAAAGTGCCAGTAGGTAAAGTTAGGTTGTACAAGGAGGTTGCCACTGATGACAAAGCTGAAGAGGAAGTTGAGGAGATGGATTCCTCAGCGGTGATCCCTGTTGAACTCCAGAATGTGCTCAGCAGCGCCACAAATCAAGGTCTGATTAATATCGGTAACGATGTGCAGAAATTGACCATGCATGATGTTGAGAGATTCAAGCAGCAATCAGCGTCTGCGAATGAGATTATCACCAAGATGATTGAATCGCACGGTAGTTTCCACCAAAAGACTATTTATTCACAGGAGAAGTACttaaagaggaagaaacaGAAGTTTGCGAAGTTCTTCACCGTTGATTACTTGAGTAGCTCAATGCTGCTGAAGTTTCTGGTGGAGAAAGGTGATATTCAAAGGGTCCTTGACCTTTCTGAAGAGTCCCTAGGTATGATACTAAACTTGACTAATATTAGGTCTGATGGTACTTACCTATGTATGGATGAAACGGGTGGTTTGATTGTGTATACTATGTTGGAAAGAATGTTTGGGGGTAAAGAGGACTTGGATGCGCCTGGTAAGATTGTGGTAATAAATGAGAACGAGCATCCCAACTTGGATCTGTTAAAATTCTCTAACTACTCAGAGAAGTTCATCGAGAAGCATGTTGTGACACTGTCCATATTAGACTATTTCCGTCCACCAACCAtggaagaagttgaaggtCGTTTTACACCATTATCGAAGGAGGAAGTAAACAAACTAAAGAGCGGCAAGAGAAGTGCGTACTCCAGGAAGCTGAAGTGGTATTACACACAACTGCGTGTGATTGAAATGGCTACGAAGCAGCAGTACGATGGTTTAGTGGTAGCCTCTACGTTACATCTGCCTTCCCTGGTACCGCGTCTAGCGGAGCGGGTGCACGGTGCTAGACCAATCGTATGCTTCAGTCAGTTCAAGGAGACGTTACTTGAGCTAGCGCACACACTGTACAGCGACTTGAGGTACTTGGCCCCCACGATCCTGGAGACTAGGTGTAGGCCATACCAAACCGCAAGAGGGAAGCTGCATCCCTTGATGACCATGAGAGGCGGTGGGGGTTACTTGCTATGGTGTCACAGGGTGATTCCAGCACCAGAACCTGAGATCGAGGAGCCCACGGATGTGAACGCCGATGAGCAAgaggagaagaagcagaagatGGAGTAG
- the POR1 gene encoding porin POR1 (CAGL0J09900g~Ortholog(s) have voltage-gated anion channel activity and role in DNA transport, apoptotic process, cell redox homeostasis, ion transport, mitochondrion organization), with amino-acid sequence MAPPFFSDIFKSVNDLLNKDFYHSTPAAVDLESVAKNGVKFNVKSKQLVKEGPLAATVDAKFTDKATGLTLTQGWSNANNLNTKIELNNITPGLKTELMTSFVPNISKVANLNLSFVQPFFTARGAFDLLKGPGFVGDMTLAHESGVVAGAQFGYDIAAGSLSKYAIALGYAAQDYHLGLNINNDQVTTATFFQNVSPQLQIGSRATLNPRQTVSNVNIEFATKYLPDPNSQVKAKISDAGIVALSYKQALRPGVTLGVGTSFDALKLSEPVHKIGWSLSFVI; translated from the coding sequence atGGCTCCACCATTCTTTTCTGATATCTTCAAGAGTGTCAATGACCTATTGAACAAGGACTTCTACCACTCCACTCCTGCCGCTGTGGATTTGGAATCCGTTGCCAAGAACGGTGTCAAGTTCAACGTCAAGTCCAAGCAATTGGTCAAGGAGGGCCCATTGGCCGCTACCGTGGACGCTAAGTTCACCGACAAAGCCACCGGTTTGACCTTGACGCAAGGCTGGTCCAATGCCAACAACTTGAACACCAAGATCGAGTTGAACAACATCACCCCAGGTCTAAAGACCGAGTTGATGACCTCTTTTGTCCCAAACATCTCAAAAGTTGCTAACTTGAACTTGTCCTTCGTCCAGCCTTTCTTCACCGCTAGAGGTGCTTTCGACTTGTTGAAGGGTCCAGGTTTCGTCGGTGACATGACTTTGGCCCACGAGTCTGGTGTTGTTGCCGGTGCTCAGTTCGGTTACGACATCGCAGCTGGCTCTTTGTCCAAGTACGCCATCGCTTTGGGTTACGCCGCTCAGGACTACCACTTAGGTCTAAACATCAACAACGACCAAGTCACCACCGCTACTTTCTTCCAAAACGTCTCCCCACAATTGCAAATCGGTTCCAGAGCTACTTTGAACCCAAGACAGACCGTCTCCAACGTCAACATCGAGTTCGCCACAAAGTACCTGCCAGACCCTAACTCCCAAGTCAAGGCTAAGATCAGCGACGCCGGTATCGTAGCTTTGTCCTACAAGCAAGCCTTGAGACCTGGTGTTACTCTAGGTGTTGGTACCTCATTCGACGCCTTGAAGTTGAGTGAACCAGTCCACAAGATCGGTTGGTCTTTGTCCTTCGTGATCTAA
- the NOP2 gene encoding rRNA (cytosine-C5-)-methyltransferase NOP2 (CAGL0J10032g~Ortholog(s) have rRNA (cytosine-C5-)-methyltransferase activity and role in assembly of large subunit precursor of preribosome, maturation of LSU-rRNA from tricistronic rRNA transcript (SSU-rRNA, 5.8S rRNA, LSU-rRNA), rRNA base methylation) has translation MGKGRSKFKQAAPPSLDEFLAKKEKKQNKLNKKSKRTHEDKDDGKKSKKQKKSKSKRAETEETEEEPADLPEVDYEELSKAKKSLFDDEEDAGADSNDEEELDDDELKDEFDLEQEYDYDEDEEAEAKPMFSDDEEDEEELERLNANNMEFLSKRLDEEEAEEAEEAELELTEAHKQNPRADVLPSKEEEELMAQNPPDLTSIRTRIIEIVKVLEDFKTLGAEGRSRSEYTDRLLKDICEYFGYTPFLAEKLFNLFSPAEALEFFEANEIARPITIRTNTLKTSRRDLAQALVNRGVNLQPIGSWTKVGLQIFDSQVPIGATPEYLAGNYILQAASSFLPVVALDPQENERVLDMASAPGGKTTYISALMKNTGCVFANDANKKRTKSLIANIHRLGCTNTIVCNYDAREFPKVIGGFDRVLLDAPCSGTGVIGKDQSVKVSRTEKDFIQIPHLQKQLLLSAIDSVDANSKKGGVIVYSTCSVAVEEDEAVVDYALRKRPNVKLVDTGLQIGKEGFVSFRGKKFHPSLKLTRRYYPHTYNVDGFFVAKFQKIGPSPHDDNQATAKEKEAAARLEAIEEGIIKEDFAEFEDEEDKEYIEKSKSKLLKKRGVNPKAKLEKK, from the coding sequence ATGGGTAAAGGTCGTTCTAAGTTTAAGCAAGCCGCTCCTCCAAGTTTGGATGAGTTTTTGGctaagaaagagaagaagcagAACAAGTTAAACAAGAAGTCTAAGAGAACCCATGAGGACAAAGATGACGGTAAGAAGAGTaagaagcagaagaagtCCAAGTCTAAGAGAGCTGAAACTGAGGAAACTGAGGAAGAACCAGCTGACCTACCAGAAGTCGACTATGAGGAATTGTCAAAGGCCAAGAAGTCTCTGTTcgatgatgaggaagacGCAGGTGCAGACAGTaatgatgaggaagaactagatgatgatgaattgAAGGATGAATTTGACCTTGAACAAGAGTATGACTACGATGAAGACGAGGAAGCCGAGGCTAAGCCAATGTTctctgatgatgaagaagatgaagaagaattggaGAGGTTGAATGCTAACAACATGGAATTCTTGTCTAAGAGattggatgaagaagaagctgaagaagCTGAGGAAGCCGAGCTTGAATTAACCGAGGCCCACAAGCAAAACCCAAGAGCTGATGTTCTTCCTtcaaaggaagaagaagagctAATGGCTCAAAATCCACCTGATTTGACCTCTATTAGAACCAGAATTATAGAAATTGTTAAAGTTTTGGAGGACTTTAAGACATTGGGTGCTGAGGGTAGATCTCGTAGTGAGTACACTGATAGACTATTAAAAGATATCTGCGAGTATTTTGGTTACACTCCATTTTTGGCTGAGAAATTGTTCAACCTCTTCTCTCCAGCCGAAGCTCTGGAGTTCTTTGAGGCCAACGAAATTGCTAGACCTATTACAATTAGAACCAACACTTTGAAAACAAGTAGAAGAGATCTTGCACAAGCTTTGGTTAACAGAGGTGTGAATTTGCAACCTATAGGTTCTTGGACAAAGGTTGGTCTACAAATCTTTGACTCTCAAGTCCCAATTGGTGCTACTCCAGAGTATCTAGCTGGTAACTATATTCTACAAGCAGCATCATCTTTCTTACCAGTCGTCGCACTAGACCCACAAGAAAATGAGAGGGTGCTAGATATGGCTTCTGCTCCAGGTGGTAAGACAACTTATATTTCCGCGCTTATGAAGAATACAGGTTGTGTGTTTGCTAATGATGCAAACAAGAAGAGAACAAAATCATTGATTGCTAATATCCATCGTCTTGGATGCACAAACACAATTGTTTGTAATTATGATGCTCGTGAATTTCCAAAGGTTATTGGTGGGTTTGACAGAGTTCTTTTAGATGCTCCATGTTCAGGTACAGGTGTCATTGGTAAGGATCAATCTGTTAAAGTATCGCGTACCGAGAAagatttcattcaaattcCTCATCTACAAAAGCAGTTGCTATTATCAGCTATTGACTCTGTTGATGCTAACTCCAAAAAAGGTGGTGTCATTGTATACTCTACCTGTTCCGTTgcagttgaagaagatgaagccGTTGTCGACTATGCTCTAAGAAAGAGACCAAATGTGAAACTAGTTGACACTGGTCTTCAAATTGGTAAGGAGGGTTTTGTTAGTTTCAGAGGTAAAAAATTCCACCCAAGCTTAAAATTAACAAGGAGGTATTATCCACATACCTATAATGTGGATGGTTTCTTTGTTGCCAAGTTCCAAAAGATTGGCCCATCTCCACATGACGATAACCAAGCTACTGCtaaagaaaaggaagcAGCTGCAAGATTGGAAGCCATCGAGGAAGGTATTATCAAGGAAGATTTCGCCGAGtttgaggatgaagaagataagGAATATATAGAAAAGTCCAAGTCGAAGCTACTAAAAAAGAGAGGTGTTAACCCAAAAGCCAAATTGGAGAAAAAATGA
- the SUN4 gene encoding putative glucosidase SUN4 (CAGL0J09922g~Ortholog(s) have glucan endo-1,3-beta-D-glucosidase activity) has protein sequence MKFLTTAATLTAASILGSTALAAAMPDLKDCTTTAQGNHQHKRAVAVEYVYETVIVDDQGHTLNVPPVKNDAASPTQAPKQSTQTPAAAPSTSTLAPASSSSPSPAKKADSTTSTLAPSSSSSPSPSPSSSSSSSSSSQQSKPSSSTSSSSSYSGGIYGDLAAFSGPSEKFQDGVIPCSQFPAGQGVIPISWLGENGWSGVENSDTSTGGDCKEGSYCSYACQPGMSKTQWPSSQPADGRSIGGLLCKNGYLYRSNTNADYLCEWGVNSAEVESKLSQGVAICRTDYPGTENMVIPTFVQAGATLPLTVVNQDTYYQWQGMKTSAQYYVNNAGISVEDGCVWGNAGSGLGNWAPLNFGAGYTNGITYLSLIPNPNNKAPLNYNVKIVAADDSSVVNGECSYENGVYSGGADGCTVAVRSGKAKFVLY, from the coding sequence ATGAAATTCTTAACAACTGCCGCTACTTTAACTGCTGCTTCTATCCTAGGTTCTACCGCATTGGCTGCTGCCATGCCAGACTTGAAAGACTGTACTACCACTGCTCAAGGTAACCACCAACACAAGAGAGCTGTCGCTGTTGAGTACGTCTACGAAACTGTTATCGTCGATGACCAAGGTCACACTTTGAACGTCCCACCAGTCAAGAACGATGCTGCTTCCCCAACCCAAGCTCCAAAGCAGTCTACTCAAACACCAGCTGCTGCTCCATCCACTTCTACTTTGGCTCCTGCTTCCTCAAGCTCTCCTTCTCCAGCTAAGAAGGCTGACTCCACCACTTCCACTTTGGCtccatcatcatcatcatctccatctccatctccatcttcatcctcttcctcctcttcttcttcccaACAATCTAAGCCATCCTCTTCCacctcttcctcttcctcttaCAGTGGTGGTATCTACGGTGACTTGGCTGCTTTCTCTGGTCCAAGCGAGAAGTTCCAAGACGGTGTCATCCCATGTTCCCAATTCCCAGCCGGTCAAGGTGTTATCCCAATCAGCTGGTTAGGTGAAAACGGCTGGTCTGGTGTTGAAAACAGTGACACTTCCACTGGTGGTGACTGTAAGGAAGGTTCTTACTGTTCTTACGCTTGTCAACCAGGTATGTCCAAGACCCAATGGCCATCTTCTCAACCTGCTGATGGTAGATCCATTGGTGGTTTGCTATGTAAGAACGGTTACTTGTACCGTTCCAACACCAACGCTGACTACTTGTGTGAATGGGGTGTTAACTCTGCTGAAGTTGAATCCAAGTTGAGCCAAGGTGTTGCTATCTGTAGAACTGACTACCCAGGTACCGAAAACATGGTTATCCCAACTTTCGTCCAAGCTGGTGCCACTTTGCCATTGACTGTTGTCAACCAAGACACCTACTACCAATGGCAAGGTATGAAGACCTCCGCACAATACTACGTTAACAACGCTGGTATCTCCGTCGAAGACGGTTGTGTCTGGGGTAACGCTGGTTCCGGTCTAGGTAACTGGGCTCCATTGAACTTCGGTGCTGGTTACACTAACGGTATTACTTACTTGTCCTTGATTCCAAATCCAAACAACAAGGCTCCATTGAACTACAACGTCAAGATTGTTGCTGCTGATGACTCTTCCGTCGTCAACGGTGAATGTTCCTACGAAAATGGTGTCTACAGTGGTGGTGCCGATGGTTGTACCGTTGCTGTCAGATCTGGTAAGGCTAAGTTTGTCTTATACTAA
- the MTQ1 gene encoding S-adenosylmethionine-dependent methyltransferase (CAGL0J09988g~Ortholog(s) have S-adenosylmethionine-dependent methyltransferase activity, role in translational readthrough and mitochondrion localization): protein MRIRPCDMRAAWGRHRWLPLLLPQCRSVDQALVEFGWMQGLAPDNIVQGNAVQGNAVQGNIVQGNAVPGNTAARRLLRGCAARFRGVPLQYVLGSQPFGAAELVCRPGVLIPRWETEEWALKLARAIARYSSQQPLAQPLKLTLVDLCTGTGCVPIGIHDELARAPSLIKYTAVDVSPQAIDLCRLNVGRRAIEVKQVDVLRQDSPADIVGGLGPGRGLGLGRGPAIDILLCNPPYIPRKAFTRTTARSVRLYEPRLALIADKEFYKNLVDVWSQHTNSFVYEIGDSSQYEYVKQALDPSVWSVGLHIDSNGCPRAVYGYRNSIPSIAYIFEEFKQPRYV, encoded by the coding sequence ATGCGGATCAGACCTTGTGATATGCGTGCGGCGTGGGGGCGGCACCGGTGGCTGCCCCTGTTGCTGCCCCAGTGTAGGAGCGTAGACCAGGCTCTTGTAGAGTTTGGGTGGATGCAAGGGCTGGCGCCGGACAACATAGTGCAAGGCAACGCAGTGCAAGGCAACGCAGTGCAAGGCAACATAGTGCAAGGCAACGCAGTGCCAGGTAACACAGCGGCACGCAGGCTGCTGCGCGGCTGCGCCGCGCGGTTCCGCGGTGTGCCCTTGCAGTACGTGCTGGGCTCGCAGCCGTTCGGTGCCGCTGAGCTGGTGTGCAGGCCCGGCGTGCTCATACCCCGGTGGGAGACAGAGGAGTGGGCGCTGAAGCTAGCCAGGGCCATTGCGCGGTACAGCTCGCAACAGCCTCTAGCACAGCCGCTGAAACTGACGCTGGTGGACCTGTGTACTGGCACCGGGTGCGTGCCCATAGGCATCCACGATGAGCTTGCCCGTGCGCCCTCCCTGATCAAGTACACCGCGGTCGACGTCTCGCCACAGGCCATCGACCTGTGCCGGCTGAACGTCGGCCGGCGGGCCATCGAGGTTAAGCAGGTGGACGTGCTGCGCCAGGACTCGCCGGCGGATATCGTGGGTGGGCTTGGGCCCGGGCGTGGGCTTGGACTTGGGCGTGGGCCAGCGATAGATATACTGCTGTGCAACCCGCCATACATCCCGCGCAAAGCGTTCACGAGAACCACTGCGAGGTCAGTGAGGCTCTACGAGCCCAGGCTGGCCCTCATCGCCGACAAAGAGTTCTACAAGAACCTGGTGGACGTGTGGTCTCAACATACTAACTCATTTGTGTATGAGATCGGGGACTCGTCGCAGTACGAGTACGTAAAGCAGGCCCTGGACCCGAGTGTCTGGTCTGTAGGACTGCACATCGACTCCAATGGCTGTCCCAGAGCGGTCTATGGCTACAGAAACAGTATACCATCAATTGCATACATATTCGAGGAGTTTAAACAGCCAAGGTATGTATGA
- the AQR1 gene encoding Aqr1p (CAGL0J09944g~Plasma membrane drug:H+ antiporter involved in resistance to drugs and acetic acid), with protein sequence MVESGPHSINDDLSTNEYIEQPKFYHDDHASDSNSLSDIDDDNKKHGGLYGTVSRTTTRELPEDLESEISSTHSQDAKEDLEIQHNAAPYSLLNYRDKWCMVALLTACGFWSSLGSPIYYPALKQLEKQFDIDENMVNITVVVYLLFQGLAPTCSGGLADKFGRRPVLLIGMLIYVVASIGLACAPSYGVIVFLRCVQSIGISPSIAISSGVVGDFTVKSERGTFVGATSGFVLLGQAFGSLIGAALAAAWDWRAIFWFLTIGCGASFAICFALLPETKRSIVGNLSIRPKNPLNIAPVTLLPAARRKLKYDNPDYETLDKTKPVFDLTSAFKICALPEIFLSLLPPGLAFAMWTLMLSAISSELSAAPYNYKLTIIGVCYLPAGIGGLIGSFATGKIIDFQYKKKLKVFEEKKAAGIIPEDEKFNIMGARLQSVLPQNFLCVVTYILFGWSCDKGWKIPSILITSCVSSFCAMSTLSAMSTLLVDLYPGKSSTASSCFNFMRCSLSAILMGCFAKMKHSLTVGGTFTLLAGLVFVGNFLMFIPMKHGMRWREEREQRAALKAKSMDQANENGYKLFSKIKFSSPFKSEEKV encoded by the coding sequence ATGGTGGAAAGTGGTCCACATTCAATTAATGATGATTTGTCAACGAACGAATACATAGAACAACCTAAATTCTATCACGATGACCACGCTAGTGATAGTAATAGCCTGTCAGATATAGACGACGACAATAAGAAGCATGGCGGATTGTATGGAACAGTCTCCAGAACTACCACAAGAGAGCTACCAGAAGACCTGGAGTCTGagatttcttcaactcaCTCACAAGATGCTAAAGAGGACTTGGAGATACAGCACAACGCGGCTCCATACTCCCTGCTGAACTACAGAGATAAATGGTGTATGGTTGCCCTACTTACAGCATGTGGGTTCTGGTCTTCTTTGGGTTCCCCAATTTATTATCCAGCTCTGAAACAGTTAGAAAAACAGTTCGACATCGATGAAAATATGGTCAATATCACAGTTGTGGTGTATCTATTATTCCAAGGTTTGGCCCCAACTTGTAGTGGTGGTCTAGCTGATAAGTTCGGCCGTAGACCTGTTCTACTTATCGGTATGCTGATCTACGTGGTTGCCTCCATTGGTCTGGCTTGTGCTCCATCATATGGTGTTATTGTTTTCCTAAGATGTGTACAGAGTATTGGTATCTCACCAAGTATCGCTATCAGCTCAGGTGTCGTTGGTGATTTCACTGTCAAATCTGAAAGAGGCACATTCGTTGGTGCTACTTCTGGCTTTGTGCTTTTAGGTCAAGCATTTGGTTCCCTAATTGGTGCCGCTCTGGCAGCTGCATGGGATTGGAGAGCCATCTTTTGGTTCCTAACTATTGGTTGTGGTGCATCATTTGCTATCTGCTTTGCGCTACTTCCAGAGACAAAGAGATCCATTGTCGGTAACTTGTCTATCAGACCAAAGAATCCATTAAATATCGCCCCAGTCACCTTGCTACCAGCCGCAAGAAGAAAGTTAAAGTACGATAACCCTGATTATGAGACACTAGACAAGACCAAGCCGGTTTTTGATTTGACATCTgctttcaaaatttgtgCCCTGCCTGAAATCTTCTTATCTCTACTACCACCAGGTTTAGCCTTTGCCATGTGGACACTAATGTTGTCTGCTATTTCATCTGAATTGTCAGCTGCTCCATACAACTATAAGTTAACGATCATCGGTGTTTGCTACCTGCCAGCCGGTATTGGTGGTCTGATTGGTTCCTTTGCTACTGGTAAGATTATAGATTTCCAAtataagaagaagttgaaggtatttgaagagaaaaaggCTGCTGGAATTATTCCAGAAGATGAGAAATTCAATATCATGGGTGCTAGATTGCAATCTGTTCTTCCACAGAACTTTTTGTGTGTTGTCACATATATCCTTTTCGGATGGAGTTGTGACAAAGGCTGGAAGATTCCTTCGATCTTAATTACCTCTTGTGTTAGCTCCTTCTGTGCAATGAGTACTCTTTCTGCTATGAGCACACTTTTGGTTGATCTTTACCCAGGGAAGTCATCTACGGCTAGTAGTTGTTTCAACTTCATGAGATGTAGTTTAAGTGCCATTCTGATGGGTTGTTTTGCCAAGATGAAGCATTCCTTAACAGTAGGTGGTACATTCACTCTGTTGGCTGGTCTAGTTTTCGTCGGTAACTTCCTAATGTTCATTCCAATGAAGCACGGAATGAGATGgagagaagaaagagaacaaAGAGCTGCTCTTAAGGCGAAAAGCATGGATCAAGCTAATGAGAACGGCTACAAGTTGTTCAGCAAGATAAAGTTCTCTTCGCCATTCAAATCTGAAGAAAAAGTATGA